A window of Fodinibius salinus contains these coding sequences:
- a CDS encoding flippase, whose protein sequence is MFNIIFYKKKIQQWLSDDNFAFIFKGSIYSSLSKVAVVLSSVVINYLIAQFYGAEAVGRYAIIQSFLAISCIFSEGGLRTSLVRLIPEYAAKFSKAVSFKIYKKSHLLLLLFSITVSLCLFLFLEPLKSLLFNTPGEEITIVLYLAIGVILFRSLRNINIETFRALGEIKRYSFFKAIPNFLELVLFLFISFIFTANINIPIYAHLLSLFIMGILFFLLGYYSFPEDSSNDDQHDISYKSIFNVSVPLFLVTTMNVVIAQTDILMLGFFMDEADVGIYHIVYKIGILTIFVLSAISSIAAPKFSQLYHDDKIEELEKSATQTTKLIFFTTLPIVIVLILFGEFILSFFGSEFVVGYQPLLILLVGQFINSVTGPVGYLLSMSEYQNMVRNTTIIAGFSNILFNALLIPLWGIIGAAIATGSSLAMKNLINYYQVKKNLGIDMWGMGK, encoded by the coding sequence GTGTTTAACATTATATTTTATAAGAAAAAAATACAGCAGTGGTTATCGGATGATAACTTTGCATTTATTTTCAAAGGAAGTATTTACTCGTCTTTATCTAAAGTAGCAGTTGTCCTTTCGAGTGTGGTCATTAATTATCTTATTGCCCAATTCTATGGAGCTGAAGCAGTTGGGAGATATGCTATAATCCAGTCTTTTTTGGCTATAAGCTGTATTTTTTCGGAAGGCGGACTACGGACATCGTTGGTTCGGTTAATTCCAGAATATGCTGCTAAATTTTCAAAAGCAGTATCATTTAAAATTTATAAAAAGAGTCATTTATTACTTCTTTTATTTTCAATTACTGTATCCTTATGCTTGTTTTTATTTTTAGAACCATTAAAGAGTTTATTATTTAACACACCGGGTGAAGAGATTACCATAGTTTTGTATTTAGCTATTGGGGTGATATTATTTCGGAGTTTGAGAAATATAAATATAGAAACATTCCGTGCATTAGGGGAAATTAAGAGATATAGTTTTTTTAAAGCGATTCCTAATTTTCTTGAGCTGGTTTTATTTTTATTCATCAGTTTTATTTTTACTGCTAATATTAATATACCCATTTATGCTCATCTATTGTCTTTATTTATTATGGGTATTCTTTTCTTTCTGTTAGGTTATTACTCATTTCCAGAAGATAGTTCTAATGATGATCAACATGATATCAGCTATAAGTCTATTTTTAATGTATCTGTCCCATTATTCTTGGTGACAACAATGAATGTAGTTATTGCCCAGACTGATATACTAATGCTCGGTTTTTTTATGGATGAAGCTGACGTGGGTATCTATCATATTGTTTATAAAATTGGGATACTGACAATTTTTGTACTTTCAGCCATTAGTTCTATTGCAGCACCTAAATTTTCGCAATTGTATCACGATGACAAAATTGAGGAATTAGAAAAATCAGCTACTCAGACAACAAAGCTTATATTTTTTACTACGTTACCTATAGTCATTGTATTAATTTTGTTTGGTGAATTTATACTTAGCTTTTTTGGGTCCGAATTTGTAGTAGGATATCAACCATTGTTGATTTTGCTGGTCGGGCAATTCATTAATTCTGTGACAGGTCCCGTGGGCTATTTGTTAAGCATGTCTGAATATCAGAATATGGTTAGAAATACTACAATTATTGCCGGTTTTTCTAATATCCTATTTAATGCTTTACTTATACCTTTATGGGGCATTATTGGTGCTGCTATTGCTACGGGCTCATCTTTAGCAATGAAGAATTTGATAAACTACTACCAGGTAAAAAAGAATTTGGGTATAGATATGTGGGGAATGGGAAAATGA
- a CDS encoding Wzz/FepE/Etk N-terminal domain-containing protein translates to MVELLQAFWDAREKIVKITGAFLVLGLLIALFSPEEYTAEATLMPESQEQGLGGKAGSLLSQYGGMLGISPSDLSGGQTGSIPPQLYPKIAESLPYQLELMHTPVYFASYDTTAGVHEFYTEIYSPSIFGYIKEYTIGLPGKMADIFSEKKRDMRTLPKKISRDSVLSITEAQMETVKILRDQLLVSVDQETGVLNFSVTLPDANAAAEVSQLGISLLKEQVKAYRTQKTRQNLAFVQQQVDSAKKRFNVIQQKLAEFRDSNLNLATAKAQSREQELQSQYDLAFNLYNSLSQQLEQAKLELQKDTPVLSVLQPVSVPLEDNTSGLLILIVSGMLGFLVALGYLLAHKWWKNFYLD, encoded by the coding sequence TTGGTCGAATTGTTGCAGGCCTTCTGGGATGCCCGCGAAAAAATTGTTAAAATTACCGGCGCTTTTTTAGTATTAGGATTGCTCATTGCACTTTTTAGCCCCGAAGAATATACGGCCGAAGCTACACTCATGCCGGAATCTCAAGAACAAGGCTTAGGGGGAAAGGCCGGAAGTTTGTTGTCGCAGTATGGTGGAATGTTGGGGATTAGTCCGAGTGATTTAAGTGGAGGGCAGACCGGAAGCATTCCGCCCCAGCTTTATCCCAAGATTGCAGAAAGCTTACCCTACCAGCTGGAACTTATGCATACGCCCGTTTACTTTGCAAGTTATGATACCACTGCCGGAGTGCATGAATTCTATACCGAAATTTATTCTCCTTCAATTTTTGGATATATAAAGGAATACACCATTGGCTTACCTGGTAAAATGGCTGATATTTTTTCTGAAAAAAAACGGGATATGCGAACCTTACCCAAAAAGATTAGCCGCGATTCTGTACTTTCTATTACCGAAGCACAGATGGAAACTGTAAAAATACTTCGTGATCAGTTATTAGTTTCAGTTGATCAGGAAACCGGAGTTCTAAACTTTTCGGTGACCCTGCCGGATGCCAATGCAGCGGCGGAAGTCTCGCAGCTAGGTATTAGCCTGTTAAAAGAGCAGGTAAAAGCTTATCGCACCCAAAAGACCCGGCAGAATCTTGCCTTTGTCCAACAGCAGGTAGATTCTGCCAAAAAACGGTTTAATGTAATACAGCAAAAGCTGGCTGAATTTCGTGACAGTAATCTTAATTTAGCAACGGCTAAAGCGCAGAGTCGCGAGCAGGAGTTGCAGTCGCAATATGATTTAGCTTTTAACCTCTATAATTCCCTTTCCCAGCAGCTAGAACAGGCCAAGCTCGAGCTCCAAAAAGATACGCCGGTGCTTTCGGTGCTGCAGCCGGTGAGTGTGCCGCTGGAAGATAATACCTCGGGATTATTGATTCTGATTGTTTCTGGAATGCTTGGCTTTTTGGTAGCTTTAGGATATTTACTTGCTCACAAATGGTGGAAGAATTTTTACCTTGATTAG
- a CDS encoding type II toxin-antitoxin system MqsA family antitoxin, whose protein sequence is MECVICKSGTMKAGKVTVTLQRNESIIVVKNVPAKVCENCGEYTHSEEVTQKLMGIAEQAVANNAEIEVLQYAA, encoded by the coding sequence ATGGAATGCGTAATTTGTAAATCCGGTACGATGAAAGCGGGCAAGGTTACCGTTACATTGCAGCGAAATGAAAGTATTATTGTTGTAAAAAATGTTCCGGCCAAAGTCTGTGAAAATTGTGGAGAATACACCCATTCAGAAGAAGTAACACAAAAACTTATGGGTATTGCCGAACAGGCGGTAGCGAACAATGCAGAAATAGAGGTATTGCAGTATGCGGCGTGA
- a CDS encoding DUF4258 domain-containing protein, protein MFEFTGHATEQMFARKISIDDVKTVIQNGQRIASYPDDRPYPSYLMFSYINQRPIHVVVAVNSEADTCIVVTAYEPSLDIWKKDFRSRK, encoded by the coding sequence GTGTTTGAATTTACGGGTCATGCGACAGAGCAAATGTTTGCTCGTAAAATATCTATTGATGATGTAAAAACGGTTATCCAAAATGGACAGCGAATTGCTTCCTATCCCGATGACCGACCGTATCCAAGCTATTTAATGTTTTCTTACATAAATCAGCGCCCCATTCATGTGGTGGTTGCTGTTAATTCGGAAGCAGATACTTGTATTGTAGTAACAGCTTATGAACCTTCTCTTGACATTTGGAAGAAAGATTTTAGATCTCGAAAATAA
- the cysN gene encoding sulfate adenylyltransferase subunit CysN — protein sequence MSNETDAKKYLDMDLLRFTTAGSVDDGKSTLIGRLLYDSKSIFDDQMKKIEESSRKKGDEYTNLALLTDGLSAEREQGITIDVAYRYFSTPERKFIIADTPGHVQYTRNMVTGASTANLAVILVDARNGVIEQTCRHSFISSLLGIKHVVLCVNKMDLVDYSEERYKEIKEEFKTFSSKLDVPDIHYVPISALYGDNVVEKSDNMPWYGGSTLLYTLENVQVDSDFNHVDSRFPVQWVTRPQSTEYPDYRGYAGKVAGGVFKPGDEIIALPSGFTSKIDTVETFEQEEEEAFSPMSVTMTLEDEIDISRGDMIAKPDNQPTVGQDIDMMVCWLNKEPLDPNGKYAIKHTTKDARCIVKEVKYKVNINTLHRVEGDKEIGLNDIGRIKIRTTDPLFYDSYKRNRETGSIILIDEFTNETVGAGMIL from the coding sequence ATGAGTAACGAAACTGACGCAAAGAAATACCTCGACATGGATCTGCTTCGCTTTACTACGGCGGGCAGTGTGGATGATGGGAAGAGTACCTTAATCGGACGATTGTTGTACGACTCTAAGTCCATTTTTGATGACCAGATGAAGAAGATCGAAGAGTCGAGTCGTAAGAAAGGGGATGAATATACCAACCTGGCACTGTTGACTGATGGTCTTTCGGCCGAGCGCGAACAGGGCATTACCATTGATGTAGCCTACCGCTATTTTTCAACGCCCGAGCGTAAGTTCATTATTGCCGATACGCCCGGTCACGTACAATATACGCGCAATATGGTGACAGGGGCATCCACAGCCAACCTGGCTGTAATTCTTGTTGATGCCCGGAACGGTGTTATTGAGCAGACTTGTCGACACTCATTTATATCATCTTTGCTGGGAATTAAGCACGTAGTACTTTGCGTAAATAAGATGGACCTTGTGGATTACAGCGAAGAGCGTTATAAAGAGATTAAAGAGGAGTTTAAGACCTTTTCTTCCAAGCTTGATGTCCCTGACATTCATTACGTTCCCATTAGTGCATTGTATGGGGATAATGTTGTAGAAAAGTCTGACAACATGCCTTGGTATGGTGGATCAACACTGCTTTATACCCTCGAAAATGTACAAGTAGACAGTGATTTTAATCACGTGGACAGTCGATTCCCCGTGCAGTGGGTTACACGTCCGCAGTCAACCGAATATCCCGATTACCGCGGATATGCGGGTAAAGTAGCCGGTGGCGTTTTCAAGCCCGGAGATGAAATTATAGCACTACCATCCGGTTTTACCAGCAAAATTGATACAGTCGAAACTTTTGAGCAGGAAGAGGAAGAGGCTTTCAGCCCCATGTCGGTAACGATGACGCTCGAAGATGAAATCGATATCAGCCGTGGCGACATGATTGCCAAGCCCGATAACCAGCCTACCGTGGGACAGGATATCGATATGATGGTATGCTGGCTTAATAAAGAGCCGCTGGATCCCAATGGGAAATATGCCATCAAACACACCACCAAAGATGCCCGCTGCATTGTAAAAGAGGTAAAATACAAGGTCAATATTAATACCTTGCATCGCGTTGAAGGTGACAAAGAGATTGGGCTTAACGATATCGGACGTATCAAAATTCGTACCACTGACCCGTTATTTTATGATTCCTATAAGCGAAACAGAGAGACCGGGAGTATTATCCTGATTGATGAGTTTACAAACGAAACAGTCGGTGCCGGAATGATTCTTTAG
- the cysD gene encoding sulfate adenylyltransferase subunit CysD, whose amino-acid sequence MQLYKLNHIRQLESESIHIMREVAAQFENPVLMFSGGKDSITMARLAQKAFWPGKIPFPFLHVDTGHNFDETIEFRDQLMDDLGVELIVAHVQDMIDAGKVKEEKGPNPSRNKLQIPTLLEALEEHDFDAAFGGARRDEEKARAKERFFSHRDEFGQWDPKNQRPELWNLYNGRKNQGEHFRVFPLSNWTEMDVWQYIAAEDIDIPSLYLAHTRDVVEREGTYLAKSEFITLTDDEEYEEQTVRFRTIGDMTCTGAFESDATTVPQIIEEVASARITERGNRTDDKRAEAAMEERKKQGYF is encoded by the coding sequence ATGCAGTTATATAAATTGAATCACATCCGGCAGCTAGAGTCGGAATCCATACACATCATGAGAGAAGTAGCCGCCCAGTTTGAGAACCCTGTTCTCATGTTTTCCGGTGGCAAAGATTCCATTACTATGGCACGACTGGCGCAGAAAGCCTTTTGGCCGGGTAAAATTCCTTTTCCATTTTTACACGTTGATACCGGACACAATTTTGATGAGACCATTGAATTTCGCGATCAGCTAATGGATGATCTGGGCGTGGAGCTTATTGTTGCTCACGTACAGGATATGATTGATGCCGGAAAAGTGAAGGAAGAAAAAGGACCCAATCCCAGCCGGAACAAATTACAGATCCCTACGCTGCTCGAAGCGCTGGAAGAGCATGATTTTGATGCTGCTTTTGGTGGAGCACGTCGGGATGAAGAGAAAGCCCGCGCCAAGGAACGGTTCTTTTCTCACCGCGATGAGTTTGGGCAATGGGATCCCAAAAACCAGCGCCCCGAACTTTGGAATTTGTATAACGGACGTAAAAATCAGGGCGAACATTTCCGCGTATTTCCACTGAGTAACTGGACGGAAATGGATGTCTGGCAGTACATTGCAGCCGAAGATATTGATATCCCCAGCTTGTACCTGGCACATACCCGGGATGTCGTAGAACGAGAAGGGACCTACTTGGCCAAATCCGAATTTATTACTCTAACCGATGATGAGGAATATGAGGAACAAACTGTTCGGTTCCGTACTATCGGTGATATGACCTGTACCGGAGCATTCGAGTCGGATGCCACGACCGTTCCGCAGATTATTGAAGAAGTGGCCTCGGCGCGAATTACCGAGCGTGGAAACCGTACCGATGACAAGCGAGCCGAAGCGGCGATGGAAGAACGAAAAAAACAGGGATACTTTTGA
- the cysC gene encoding adenylyl-sulfate kinase yields MKNNESALKPTVLWFTGLSGSGKSTISEKVYAQLKDRGYKVEHLDGDAVREVFPTTGFSKEERDSHIKRVGFVASLLQKHGVFVVASFISPYQDARDFVRNMCEDFTEIHISTPLEVCEQRDVKGLYEQARKGEIDNFTGISDPYEEPEDPELEIDTTDITPEEGVQMVLEYLRNRS; encoded by the coding sequence ATGAAAAATAACGAAAGTGCCCTCAAGCCCACCGTCCTATGGTTTACCGGGCTTTCCGGGTCAGGGAAAAGTACCATTTCAGAAAAAGTATATGCCCAGCTAAAAGATCGGGGATACAAAGTAGAACATCTTGACGGGGATGCCGTTCGGGAAGTATTTCCCACTACCGGTTTTTCAAAAGAAGAGCGCGATAGCCATATTAAGCGCGTAGGCTTTGTTGCCAGCTTACTGCAAAAGCATGGTGTTTTTGTTGTGGCTTCATTTATTTCTCCGTATCAGGATGCACGTGATTTTGTACGCAATATGTGTGAAGATTTTACCGAAATACATATTTCAACGCCGCTGGAAGTCTGCGAACAGCGCGATGTAAAAGGACTATATGAGCAAGCCCGAAAAGGGGAAATTGATAATTTTACCGGCATCAGCGACCCTTACGAAGAACCAGAAGACCCAGAGTTGGAAATTGATACTACCGATATCACTCCTGAAGAGGGCGTACAAATGGTTCTGGAGTATTTAAGAAACAGAAGTTAA
- a CDS encoding four helix bundle protein, translated as MSKKNIIKTKSFNFALKIIILNKKLVKKNEYVISRQILKSGTSIGANVEEAGAAQSKRDFIAKMSIASKEARETKYWLRLLKHSDLLDFDADFYLNEINEIVNILSAIVKTSQKSLR; from the coding sequence ATGAGTAAGAAAAATATTATAAAAACCAAGAGTTTCAATTTTGCACTCAAAATAATCATCCTGAACAAAAAACTTGTTAAGAAAAATGAATATGTAATCTCAAGACAGATACTAAAGAGTGGAACCAGTATTGGAGCTAATGTAGAGGAAGCTGGAGCAGCTCAATCCAAACGGGATTTTATTGCAAAGATGTCCATTGCATCAAAAGAGGCTCGGGAGACTAAGTATTGGCTGCGATTGCTAAAACATAGCGACTTGTTAGATTTTGATGCAGACTTTTATTTGAATGAAATAAATGAGATTGTCAATATATTGTCTGCTATTGTTAAGACTTCGCAAAAGAGCTTAAGGTAA
- the cysQ gene encoding 3'(2'),5'-bisphosphate nucleotidase CysQ produces MLKEVITTAKEAGDAMLEIYNDVQDIKITRKDDDSPLTKADLASHHIIIDALQEIDPDTPVISEESGIPDYEERKDWAKFWIVDPLDGTKEFIKKNGEFTVNIALVDQGVPVMGVVYVPDKDVSYYATKEEGAFKQEADNAPRRIFSETTDNPSVAVQSRSHGSDELVEQLADKGIEIDKTIPAGSSLKFCLVAEGKADIYPRMGPTMEWDVAAGDCVYRYSARDGAHSSPLTYNKPDLKNGSFLIGLEENVEF; encoded by the coding sequence ATGCTCAAAGAAGTTATTACAACAGCAAAAGAGGCCGGCGATGCTATGCTGGAGATTTATAATGATGTGCAGGATATCAAAATCACTCGCAAAGATGATGACTCCCCGTTGACAAAGGCAGATCTGGCGTCGCATCATATTATTATTGATGCGCTTCAAGAAATTGACCCGGATACCCCCGTAATTTCTGAAGAATCAGGTATCCCTGACTATGAGGAACGAAAAGATTGGGCAAAATTCTGGATTGTAGATCCACTGGACGGTACCAAAGAATTTATCAAGAAAAATGGAGAGTTTACGGTAAATATTGCCCTTGTTGACCAAGGCGTTCCGGTGATGGGGGTTGTTTATGTGCCCGATAAGGATGTTAGCTATTATGCTACTAAAGAAGAGGGGGCATTTAAACAGGAAGCAGATAATGCGCCCCGGAGAATTTTCTCTGAGACTACGGATAATCCCTCTGTAGCTGTTCAAAGTCGTTCTCACGGTTCTGATGAACTGGTTGAGCAGCTTGCCGATAAAGGAATTGAAATCGATAAGACGATACCGGCGGGCAGTTCGCTTAAGTTTTGTCTGGTAGCTGAGGGTAAAGCGGATATCTATCCCCGAATGGGACCGACTATGGAATGGGACGTGGCTGCAGGAGATTGTGTCTACCGTTATTCGGCGCGTGATGGTGCACATTCGTCGCCTTTAACTTACAATAAGCCGGATCTTAAAAACGGTAGCTTTCTTATTGGATTAGAAGAGAATGTTGAATTTTGA
- a CDS encoding SLC13 family permease: MTLAGWTVIAVILLCVSLLVGTQIAADSVFIGGLTILIVTQAVSPAEALVGFSNQGMLTVAALYVVAAGLKETGAIQYIVKIIIGRTKSIRIAQMRIMAPVMVVSAFLNNTPVVASFIPALEDWGRKNRIAASKLLIPLSYAAILGGTCTLIGTSTNLIVNGLLIEEATTQTIGLFEPALIGIPCAIVGFLYLTVFGDKMLPERGSGFDTFKDPREYTIEMIVDENSSLPGQTIEEAGLRNLPSLFLAEIYRDDHIMAAVDPEQELKAGDRLIFTGIVDSIVDLRQIKGLSPATDQVFKLTSSQRERLLIEAVVSPSHPINGKTIREGGFRNMYDAVVLAVSRNGERLKEKLGDIKLRTGDTLLLEALPNFLDQYRNSSDYYLVSGLIDYNPPNFNKTGYAWTILGIMISSVGLGFLSMFQASFLAAALMVGSGCCRANVAKEYIDWSVLLVIAASLGLGNALEVTGGAAVLAEEFLGYIQNNPHLALAGVYLLTWILTEMVTNNAAAVLIFPIAISMAASFGVSYMPFVMTIIMAASASFSTPIGYQTNLMVYGPGGYKFTDFTKVGLPLNLTVAAITISFVPMIWPF; the protein is encoded by the coding sequence ATGACCTTGGCTGGCTGGACGGTAATTGCCGTAATTTTATTATGTGTATCTCTGCTTGTTGGCACTCAGATTGCCGCTGATTCTGTATTTATCGGCGGACTGACGATTCTGATTGTCACGCAGGCCGTATCTCCTGCCGAGGCGCTGGTCGGTTTTTCAAATCAGGGGATGCTTACAGTAGCAGCATTGTATGTAGTTGCCGCCGGACTTAAAGAAACCGGTGCCATACAATATATTGTGAAAATTATTATTGGCCGTACCAAAAGCATACGTATAGCACAAATGCGTATTATGGCACCGGTGATGGTAGTCAGTGCCTTTTTGAATAATACACCTGTGGTTGCCTCTTTTATACCTGCCTTGGAAGACTGGGGCCGAAAGAACCGTATAGCGGCTTCAAAGCTTCTTATCCCATTGAGCTACGCCGCCATTTTAGGTGGAACTTGCACCCTTATTGGTACCAGCACTAATTTGATTGTAAACGGACTGCTCATCGAAGAGGCGACAACCCAGACAATAGGGCTTTTTGAGCCGGCCCTTATTGGCATCCCGTGTGCCATTGTAGGATTTTTATACTTAACTGTATTTGGGGATAAAATGCTGCCCGAACGGGGTTCCGGGTTTGACACTTTTAAAGATCCGCGAGAATATACCATTGAAATGATTGTGGATGAAAACAGTTCATTGCCCGGGCAGACTATTGAAGAGGCGGGATTGCGTAATTTACCGTCGCTTTTTCTGGCTGAAATATATCGCGATGATCATATTATGGCTGCCGTAGATCCCGAGCAAGAACTGAAAGCAGGCGACCGCCTCATTTTTACCGGTATTGTAGATTCTATTGTCGATCTCCGGCAGATTAAAGGATTGAGTCCTGCCACTGACCAGGTTTTTAAGTTGACTTCTTCGCAGCGCGAAAGACTGCTAATTGAAGCTGTCGTCTCTCCCAGCCATCCCATAAACGGCAAAACTATTAGAGAAGGCGGATTCCGAAATATGTACGATGCTGTAGTACTGGCCGTATCCCGAAACGGAGAACGCCTGAAAGAAAAATTAGGGGATATTAAGCTACGTACCGGTGATACACTATTATTAGAAGCCCTTCCTAACTTTTTGGACCAGTATCGCAATTCCAGTGATTATTATTTAGTCAGCGGATTGATTGATTATAATCCTCCAAACTTTAATAAAACAGGATATGCATGGACTATACTGGGGATTATGATATCCAGTGTTGGATTAGGTTTTTTATCAATGTTTCAGGCTTCATTTTTAGCAGCAGCCCTTATGGTAGGCAGTGGTTGCTGCAGGGCCAATGTGGCTAAAGAATATATTGACTGGTCAGTATTGCTGGTTATTGCCGCATCACTGGGGCTGGGGAATGCGCTGGAGGTAACAGGCGGGGCTGCAGTGCTGGCAGAAGAGTTCTTAGGCTATATCCAGAACAATCCCCATCTGGCCTTAGCAGGGGTATATTTGTTAACGTGGATACTGACAGAGATGGTAACCAATAACGCAGCGGCTGTTCTTATTTTTCCTATTGCCATATCCATGGCGGCCTCATTCGGGGTTAGCTATATGCCCTTTGTTATGACGATTATTATGGCCGCTTCAGCCAGTTTTTCTACGCCTATCGGGTACCAAACAAACCTGATGGTCTATGGCCCCGGCGGATATAAGTTTACTGACTTTACCAAAGTTGGATTACCGCTAAACTTAACAGTGGCCGCAATCACCATATCATTTGTGCCTATGATTTGGCCGTTTTAG
- a CDS encoding ComEA family DNA-binding protein produces the protein MQKTILFISLVFAIPIVAFGQQQDSTQSQVEEDIEEALEVFDPQSSDMSPEQLTEFLQELAANPVNINNAGINTLLRVPGLNLKTARAIIDYRDNQKPFESVNELQEVSGIGRVTLEKVRPYVTPGSGLELGKNLYTDLRYWTNDGRFQAFSRVQTDLQQAEGYKKRPEEGGYVGNRVKYYQRFGYQSDHVSVNLTQEKDPGEQLVSPVKFDHRSWHIALQDNGKLQMLVGGDYGLAFGQGLVIWSGYSFGKGSDVIGAVNRSGQGIDPYTSAQETNFYRGVAATYGGKLQFTGFYSNRQRSASEISNDTTRSPGTDGYHRTINELLQEKNLGQQLYGGHIQMELPFGLIGATGYQVEYDKVIAASDRTYAQFDFEGRTNSTFGADYTFLFGPAVVFGEAARSQNGGMGVISGIETSIGDNTEMSLAYRNYQKEFQSILGNGFGEVSGQPKNEEGIYLGLQHTIGDRVTVNAYIDQFRFPSARFGTNQPTQGYDWLGKVNVEFNDDLSFYVQLRSEIEDDEYRALDSFGRQIRKLGKARRSTYRANVEYWVNPKVRLRTRGELVQSQQAGENLEFGYLIYQDLRLQFNEKLQLDTRITMFDTESFATRVYQFENDLLYVFASQALYNTGQRMYALLNYEPTSYLEFWAKFGITIFEDEQVIGSGLNQIQGDKRSEVGIQARLKF, from the coding sequence ATGCAGAAAACAATTCTATTTATATCGTTGGTTTTTGCAATACCGATAGTTGCATTCGGGCAACAACAGGATTCTACCCAATCGCAGGTAGAAGAAGATATAGAGGAGGCTCTGGAGGTTTTTGATCCGCAGAGTTCTGATATGAGTCCCGAACAATTAACCGAGTTCTTACAAGAGCTGGCAGCAAATCCGGTGAATATTAATAATGCCGGTATTAATACACTATTGAGGGTGCCTGGTTTAAACCTGAAGACGGCGCGGGCTATTATTGATTATCGGGATAATCAAAAGCCTTTTGAATCGGTTAATGAGCTGCAGGAAGTATCTGGGATTGGCCGCGTAACCTTAGAGAAAGTACGCCCGTATGTAACGCCCGGCAGTGGGTTAGAGCTGGGTAAAAATCTATATACCGATTTACGATATTGGACGAATGATGGCCGATTTCAGGCATTTTCGCGTGTGCAAACAGATCTGCAACAGGCAGAGGGATATAAAAAGAGGCCCGAAGAGGGAGGATATGTAGGTAATCGGGTGAAATATTATCAGCGGTTTGGTTATCAGAGTGATCATGTATCAGTAAATTTGACGCAAGAAAAAGACCCCGGTGAACAACTTGTGAGTCCCGTTAAGTTTGATCACCGAAGCTGGCATATTGCATTGCAGGATAACGGCAAGCTGCAGATGTTGGTGGGTGGTGATTACGGTTTGGCATTTGGGCAGGGTCTTGTGATTTGGAGCGGTTATTCGTTTGGGAAAGGCAGTGATGTTATTGGCGCAGTAAATAGGAGTGGACAGGGTATTGACCCATATACATCTGCGCAAGAAACGAACTTTTACCGGGGAGTAGCTGCTACCTACGGTGGTAAATTACAGTTTACCGGTTTTTATTCTAATCGACAGCGCAGTGCCAGCGAAATTAGCAATGATACCACGCGATCACCGGGTACTGATGGTTATCATCGTACGATTAATGAGCTTCTTCAAGAAAAGAACCTTGGCCAGCAGTTGTATGGAGGGCATATTCAAATGGAATTACCTTTTGGACTGATTGGTGCTACAGGTTATCAGGTGGAGTACGACAAAGTTATAGCTGCCAGCGATCGTACCTATGCTCAATTTGATTTTGAAGGCCGCACGAATTCCACCTTTGGAGCGGATTATACCTTTTTATTTGGTCCGGCTGTTGTCTTTGGCGAAGCTGCTCGATCACAAAATGGGGGTATGGGGGTGATATCCGGCATTGAAACGAGCATTGGAGATAATACAGAAATGTCGCTGGCATACCGTAATTATCAGAAAGAATTTCAGTCAATATTGGGCAATGGTTTTGGAGAAGTTTCGGGCCAGCCGAAGAATGAAGAAGGTATTTACCTGGGGTTGCAGCACACCATTGGTGATCGTGTTACCGTAAATGCCTATATAGATCAGTTTCGCTTTCCCAGCGCACGTTTCGGTACCAATCAGCCAACACAGGGTTATGACTGGTTGGGGAAAGTAAATGTTGAGTTTAATGACGACCTCAGTTTTTATGTACAGCTGCGCAGCGAGATTGAGGACGATGAATATAGAGCATTGGATTCTTTTGGACGACAAATTCGAAAATTGGGAAAAGCCCGCCGAAGTACTTATCGCGCTAATGTGGAATACTGGGTGAATCCCAAAGTACGATTACGCACCAGGGGAGAGCTGGTACAAAGTCAGCAGGCTGGTGAAAATTTGGAATTCGGTTATTTGATTTACCAGGATTTAAGATTACAATTTAACGAGAAATTACAGCTCGATACCCGAATCACAATGTTTGATACCGAAAGCTTTGCTACTCGGGTGTATCAGTTTGAAAATGATTTGTTGTATGTCTTTGCCAGTCAGGCGCTATACAATACCGGGCAGCGGATGTACGCACTGCTCAATTATGAGCCGACCAGCTACCTGGAGTTTTGGGCTAAATTTGGGATTACCATTTTTGAAGATGAGCAAGTAATCGGGAGTGGGTTAAATCAAATTCAGGGAGACAAGCGTAGCGAAGTGGGTATCCAGGCGCGGCTTAAGTTTTAG